A stretch of Polypterus senegalus isolate Bchr_013 chromosome 3, ASM1683550v1, whole genome shotgun sequence DNA encodes these proteins:
- the dctn2 gene encoding dynactin subunit 2 isoform X1, whose amino-acid sequence MADPKYANLPGIAMNEPDVYETNDLPEDDQAQFESELEELCSESVERIVVNPNAAYDRFKDKRVSTRGLDFSDRISKARRIGYEAGDFEILPEGSSVKESPQQKYQRLLAEIQELTEEVEQIQVLTKESSSEEKLTPVALAKQAGLLKQQLVSSHLETVLGPDAAINLSDPDGALAKRLLSQLQSAKSQKAKQAESKPPSRSPDGAVVYELHSRPGQEKFSEVAKVAELEKRLAELEAAMGSGPERMSPLTAGLQGSNIMDTIEVLQAKVGALDCVALDQVEARLQCVLGKMNEIAKHKAALEDTETQSKISQLFDVVQKWDSMAVTLPQVVQRLVALKELHEQAMQFGQLLAHLDTTQQMIKNSLKDNAALLAQVQHTMKENLVAVEDNFASLDTRMKKLSP is encoded by the exons GAGGAGCTGTGCAGCGAGAGCGTGGAGCGCATCGTGGTCAACCCCAACGCCGCCTATGACAGGTTCAAGGACAAGCGGGTCAGCACCAGGGGGCTCG ATTTCTCTGATCGCATCAGCAAAGCCCGGCGGATCGGCTACGAGGCTGGCGACTTTGAAATT CTCCCAGAAGGCTCCAGCGTGAAGGAGAGCCCTCAGCAGAAGTACCAGCGGCTGCTCGCCGAAATCCAGGAGCTCACCGAGGAGGTGGAGCAGATCCAG GTGCTCACCAAGGAGTCCTCGTCGGAGGAGAAGCTGACCCCGGTGGCTCTGGCCAAGCAGGCAGGTCTCCTCAAACAGCAGCTGGTGTCCTCCCACCTGGAGACGGTGCTGGGCCCGGACGCCGCCATCAACCTGAGTGACCCAGATGGGGCACTGGCCAA GCGTCTTCTCAGTCAGCTGCAGTCCGCCAAGAGCCAGAAAGCCAAGCAGGCCGAGTCGAAGCCCCCCAGCCGAAGTCCTGACGGTGCGGTGGTCTACGAGCTGCACAGCCGGCCAGGACAGGAGAAGTTCTCCGAGGTGGCCAAG GTTGCCGAGCTGGAGAAGAGACTGGCAGAGCTGGAAGCCGCGATGGGCTCCGGACCGGAGAGAATG AGCCCTCTGACCGCCGGACTTCAGGGATCCAACATTATG GACACCATCGAGGTCCTGCAGGCCAAAGTGGGCGCCTTGGACTGTGTGGCACTGGACCAGGTGGAGGCCCGACTCCAG TGCGTCCTTGGCAAGATGAACGAGATCGCCAAACACAAGGCGGCGCTAGAGGACACGGAGACCCAGAGCAAG ATCTCGCAGCTGTTTGATGTCGTCCAGAAGTGGGACTCGATGGCCGTGACCCTGCCACAGGTGGTGCAGCGGCTCGTGGCCCTGAAGGAGCTTCACGAACAAG CCATGCAGTTCGGGCAGTTGCTGGCCCACCTGGACACAACCCAGCAGATGATCAAGAATTCTCTGAAGGACAACGCAGCCCTGTTGGCACAG GTCCAGCACACAATGAAGGAGAACCTGGTGGCCGTGGAGGACAACTTTGCCAGCCTGGATACCCGGATGAAGAAGCTAAGCCCCTAG
- the dctn2 gene encoding dynactin subunit 2 isoform X2, which translates to MADPKYANLPGIAMNEPDVYETNDLPEDDQAQFESEELCSESVERIVVNPNAAYDRFKDKRVSTRGLDFSDRISKARRIGYEAGDFEILPEGSSVKESPQQKYQRLLAEIQELTEEVEQIQVLTKESSSEEKLTPVALAKQAGLLKQQLVSSHLETVLGPDAAINLSDPDGALAKRLLSQLQSAKSQKAKQAESKPPSRSPDGAVVYELHSRPGQEKFSEVAKVAELEKRLAELEAAMGSGPERMSPLTAGLQGSNIMDTIEVLQAKVGALDCVALDQVEARLQCVLGKMNEIAKHKAALEDTETQSKISQLFDVVQKWDSMAVTLPQVVQRLVALKELHEQAMQFGQLLAHLDTTQQMIKNSLKDNAALLAQVQHTMKENLVAVEDNFASLDTRMKKLSP; encoded by the exons GAGGAGCTGTGCAGCGAGAGCGTGGAGCGCATCGTGGTCAACCCCAACGCCGCCTATGACAGGTTCAAGGACAAGCGGGTCAGCACCAGGGGGCTCG ATTTCTCTGATCGCATCAGCAAAGCCCGGCGGATCGGCTACGAGGCTGGCGACTTTGAAATT CTCCCAGAAGGCTCCAGCGTGAAGGAGAGCCCTCAGCAGAAGTACCAGCGGCTGCTCGCCGAAATCCAGGAGCTCACCGAGGAGGTGGAGCAGATCCAG GTGCTCACCAAGGAGTCCTCGTCGGAGGAGAAGCTGACCCCGGTGGCTCTGGCCAAGCAGGCAGGTCTCCTCAAACAGCAGCTGGTGTCCTCCCACCTGGAGACGGTGCTGGGCCCGGACGCCGCCATCAACCTGAGTGACCCAGATGGGGCACTGGCCAA GCGTCTTCTCAGTCAGCTGCAGTCCGCCAAGAGCCAGAAAGCCAAGCAGGCCGAGTCGAAGCCCCCCAGCCGAAGTCCTGACGGTGCGGTGGTCTACGAGCTGCACAGCCGGCCAGGACAGGAGAAGTTCTCCGAGGTGGCCAAG GTTGCCGAGCTGGAGAAGAGACTGGCAGAGCTGGAAGCCGCGATGGGCTCCGGACCGGAGAGAATG AGCCCTCTGACCGCCGGACTTCAGGGATCCAACATTATG GACACCATCGAGGTCCTGCAGGCCAAAGTGGGCGCCTTGGACTGTGTGGCACTGGACCAGGTGGAGGCCCGACTCCAG TGCGTCCTTGGCAAGATGAACGAGATCGCCAAACACAAGGCGGCGCTAGAGGACACGGAGACCCAGAGCAAG ATCTCGCAGCTGTTTGATGTCGTCCAGAAGTGGGACTCGATGGCCGTGACCCTGCCACAGGTGGTGCAGCGGCTCGTGGCCCTGAAGGAGCTTCACGAACAAG CCATGCAGTTCGGGCAGTTGCTGGCCCACCTGGACACAACCCAGCAGATGATCAAGAATTCTCTGAAGGACAACGCAGCCCTGTTGGCACAG GTCCAGCACACAATGAAGGAGAACCTGGTGGCCGTGGAGGACAACTTTGCCAGCCTGGATACCCGGATGAAGAAGCTAAGCCCCTAG
- the dctn2 gene encoding dynactin subunit 2 isoform X3, translating into MNEPDVYETNDLPEDDQAQFESELEELCSESVERIVVNPNAAYDRFKDKRVSTRGLDFSDRISKARRIGYEAGDFEILPEGSSVKESPQQKYQRLLAEIQELTEEVEQIQVLTKESSSEEKLTPVALAKQAGLLKQQLVSSHLETVLGPDAAINLSDPDGALAKRLLSQLQSAKSQKAKQAESKPPSRSPDGAVVYELHSRPGQEKFSEVAKVAELEKRLAELEAAMGSGPERMSPLTAGLQGSNIMDTIEVLQAKVGALDCVALDQVEARLQCVLGKMNEIAKHKAALEDTETQSKISQLFDVVQKWDSMAVTLPQVVQRLVALKELHEQAMQFGQLLAHLDTTQQMIKNSLKDNAALLAQVQHTMKENLVAVEDNFASLDTRMKKLSP; encoded by the exons GAGGAGCTGTGCAGCGAGAGCGTGGAGCGCATCGTGGTCAACCCCAACGCCGCCTATGACAGGTTCAAGGACAAGCGGGTCAGCACCAGGGGGCTCG ATTTCTCTGATCGCATCAGCAAAGCCCGGCGGATCGGCTACGAGGCTGGCGACTTTGAAATT CTCCCAGAAGGCTCCAGCGTGAAGGAGAGCCCTCAGCAGAAGTACCAGCGGCTGCTCGCCGAAATCCAGGAGCTCACCGAGGAGGTGGAGCAGATCCAG GTGCTCACCAAGGAGTCCTCGTCGGAGGAGAAGCTGACCCCGGTGGCTCTGGCCAAGCAGGCAGGTCTCCTCAAACAGCAGCTGGTGTCCTCCCACCTGGAGACGGTGCTGGGCCCGGACGCCGCCATCAACCTGAGTGACCCAGATGGGGCACTGGCCAA GCGTCTTCTCAGTCAGCTGCAGTCCGCCAAGAGCCAGAAAGCCAAGCAGGCCGAGTCGAAGCCCCCCAGCCGAAGTCCTGACGGTGCGGTGGTCTACGAGCTGCACAGCCGGCCAGGACAGGAGAAGTTCTCCGAGGTGGCCAAG GTTGCCGAGCTGGAGAAGAGACTGGCAGAGCTGGAAGCCGCGATGGGCTCCGGACCGGAGAGAATG AGCCCTCTGACCGCCGGACTTCAGGGATCCAACATTATG GACACCATCGAGGTCCTGCAGGCCAAAGTGGGCGCCTTGGACTGTGTGGCACTGGACCAGGTGGAGGCCCGACTCCAG TGCGTCCTTGGCAAGATGAACGAGATCGCCAAACACAAGGCGGCGCTAGAGGACACGGAGACCCAGAGCAAG ATCTCGCAGCTGTTTGATGTCGTCCAGAAGTGGGACTCGATGGCCGTGACCCTGCCACAGGTGGTGCAGCGGCTCGTGGCCCTGAAGGAGCTTCACGAACAAG CCATGCAGTTCGGGCAGTTGCTGGCCCACCTGGACACAACCCAGCAGATGATCAAGAATTCTCTGAAGGACAACGCAGCCCTGTTGGCACAG GTCCAGCACACAATGAAGGAGAACCTGGTGGCCGTGGAGGACAACTTTGCCAGCCTGGATACCCGGATGAAGAAGCTAAGCCCCTAG
- the dctn2 gene encoding dynactin subunit 2 isoform X4, whose amino-acid sequence MNEPDVYETNDLPEDDQAQFESEELCSESVERIVVNPNAAYDRFKDKRVSTRGLDFSDRISKARRIGYEAGDFEILPEGSSVKESPQQKYQRLLAEIQELTEEVEQIQVLTKESSSEEKLTPVALAKQAGLLKQQLVSSHLETVLGPDAAINLSDPDGALAKRLLSQLQSAKSQKAKQAESKPPSRSPDGAVVYELHSRPGQEKFSEVAKVAELEKRLAELEAAMGSGPERMSPLTAGLQGSNIMDTIEVLQAKVGALDCVALDQVEARLQCVLGKMNEIAKHKAALEDTETQSKISQLFDVVQKWDSMAVTLPQVVQRLVALKELHEQAMQFGQLLAHLDTTQQMIKNSLKDNAALLAQVQHTMKENLVAVEDNFASLDTRMKKLSP is encoded by the exons GAGGAGCTGTGCAGCGAGAGCGTGGAGCGCATCGTGGTCAACCCCAACGCCGCCTATGACAGGTTCAAGGACAAGCGGGTCAGCACCAGGGGGCTCG ATTTCTCTGATCGCATCAGCAAAGCCCGGCGGATCGGCTACGAGGCTGGCGACTTTGAAATT CTCCCAGAAGGCTCCAGCGTGAAGGAGAGCCCTCAGCAGAAGTACCAGCGGCTGCTCGCCGAAATCCAGGAGCTCACCGAGGAGGTGGAGCAGATCCAG GTGCTCACCAAGGAGTCCTCGTCGGAGGAGAAGCTGACCCCGGTGGCTCTGGCCAAGCAGGCAGGTCTCCTCAAACAGCAGCTGGTGTCCTCCCACCTGGAGACGGTGCTGGGCCCGGACGCCGCCATCAACCTGAGTGACCCAGATGGGGCACTGGCCAA GCGTCTTCTCAGTCAGCTGCAGTCCGCCAAGAGCCAGAAAGCCAAGCAGGCCGAGTCGAAGCCCCCCAGCCGAAGTCCTGACGGTGCGGTGGTCTACGAGCTGCACAGCCGGCCAGGACAGGAGAAGTTCTCCGAGGTGGCCAAG GTTGCCGAGCTGGAGAAGAGACTGGCAGAGCTGGAAGCCGCGATGGGCTCCGGACCGGAGAGAATG AGCCCTCTGACCGCCGGACTTCAGGGATCCAACATTATG GACACCATCGAGGTCCTGCAGGCCAAAGTGGGCGCCTTGGACTGTGTGGCACTGGACCAGGTGGAGGCCCGACTCCAG TGCGTCCTTGGCAAGATGAACGAGATCGCCAAACACAAGGCGGCGCTAGAGGACACGGAGACCCAGAGCAAG ATCTCGCAGCTGTTTGATGTCGTCCAGAAGTGGGACTCGATGGCCGTGACCCTGCCACAGGTGGTGCAGCGGCTCGTGGCCCTGAAGGAGCTTCACGAACAAG CCATGCAGTTCGGGCAGTTGCTGGCCCACCTGGACACAACCCAGCAGATGATCAAGAATTCTCTGAAGGACAACGCAGCCCTGTTGGCACAG GTCCAGCACACAATGAAGGAGAACCTGGTGGCCGTGGAGGACAACTTTGCCAGCCTGGATACCCGGATGAAGAAGCTAAGCCCCTAG